The Procambarus clarkii isolate CNS0578487 chromosome 4, FALCON_Pclarkii_2.0, whole genome shotgun sequence genomic sequence catcaatatttttttctataaatgcttcagattattgtgatttcattaaaACTTTTGCCATTACATGCATAATGTAGTAGAAAATATATGTTTTTAATGATAATATACAACTGGAGCAACTTAGAAAAAGATATAATTCGCGGTAATACATGTATGTATTTAACCGAAGCAGCGCTTCAGTGCTTCCAGCATCATAATCTTCCCATAAACAAAGGGGCTAATATGGATGTAATGGTCACTTGCTATTTCATTTACTTTTTAATCTTTTAGTGTCTCAGGAGCTGCGGGTATATATTCTCGCCTTTGTTATCTCTTGACTTttgtgttcttggtaatgttttaATCAACGAAAACGCTCACATTTTGTTTATCTTTCATTGTACTTTCTTGGGAATAATTAAATAAGTTTTttttgactctctctctctctctctctctctctctctctctctctctctctctctctctctctctctctctctctctctctctctctctctctctctctctctctctctctctctctctctctctctctctctctctctctctctctctctctctctccctcactctctcactttctctcagaACAGCAATATACATTCCCAACAAGTCGCAGCATTATTATTAGTTACTTTACTCCATCGTTATAGTAACTGTTGGGCTCCCTCACTTCGTGGGTGTGATGACCACCTGTAAATCTGGTAAAAACTGTGGGAAACTAAACCCACATGTTACTTCATACGAGTCATTGGTTGTCGTAATAGGCGCCAGTCCTTCTCAAGGAGGGGCATGGGTGTCGACCCCAACCCACCTATGATACTCCCGTACAATCATAAATCACCATGGAAACATCCACGAAGCTAACCACAGGCGTCTGACCTcgaaccgacacacacacacacacagacacacacacacacacacacacacacacacacacacacacacacacacacacacacacacacacacacgcacacgcacacacacacacacacacacacacacacacacacacacacacacacacacacacacacacacacacatctacttgTATATAGATTAAAATGAAAACTTACTTGTGTATTGATTCGTCATCACCAGGAAAACTTTGATGCCTATAACAGTGTTGAAGGGCGTCCCAAAACAGAGGAAATGTTGCACACACTGCAACTTCCGCCTCTCAGCATCCATGCCAAGTCTCTCCCGCCCCGGCAGTCTGTTCCAGCCGTCAGAGCCAAGCCGTTTCGGGGCCTAGAGATCAACCTGCATTTGCCCTCTCGCCTTATTTACACAGCAAGCTGTTCATTTGCAGATGGTGGCGGTTCCACAAATACCCCGGCTGGTGCTCGAGTTTTAGCTCGGTCTGGCTGCGTCCAGGAATTACGAGGCGTGCATTTGCCTTCTGCAAGCGTAATTATGCATTCGTGATAGATTGATCGTCCCACTTGTGAATGCTCAGTGTGTGTTTGTTcgtgcttggtgtgtgtctgtTTGGTTTGTAACTGTATAttagtctgtgtatgtgtgtgagagagagccaGACAGAGAGAACAGATGCATTCTTTACGTGCTTATGTATTTTTTTGTATGCGTATAGATTATTATATTTCGTGAGTGTTCACGCACCGGCACTCACGAATATAGGCGTTGAGCACCATGAAGCTATGAAATGTTAACCAACAATCCCCACTTAAGGTGGAGTTGTTGTTTAACTTCCACAACATTCGGCTTTACGGCACACTCATCCTAGACCGTTCACATATATCCGGGTTATATACCGCTGATGTACCCGTCACGCCCTACCCGCTGCCATGTGGCACCCGAGGCTGGTGGCACTCCTGTGGCACCCGAGACTGTTGGCACTCCTGTGGCACCCGAGGCTGTTGGCACTCCTGTGGCACCCGATGCTGTTGGCACTCCTATGGCACCCGAGGCCGTTGGCACTCCTGTGGCACCCGAGGCTGTTGGCACTCCTGTGGCACCCGAGGCTGTTGGCACTCCTGTGTCACAAAAGGCTCTGTTGGCACTGCTGTGGCACCCGAGGCTGTTGGCACTGTTGTGGCACCCAAGGCTGTTGGCACTCCTGTGGCACAAAAGGCTCTGTTGGCACTGCTATGGCACCCGAGGCCGTTGGCACTCCTGTGGCACCCGAGGCTGTTGGCACTCCTGTGGCACCCGAGGCTGTTGGCACTCCTGTGGCACAAAAGGCTCTGTTGGCACTGCTATGGCACCCGAGGCCGTTGGCACTCCTGTGGCACCCGAGGTTGTTGGCACTCCTGTGGCACCCGAGGCTGTTGGCACTCCTGTGGCACCCGAGGCTGTTGGCACTCCTGTGGCACCCGAGGCTCTGTTGGCACTCCTGTGGCACCCGAGGTTGTTGGCACTCCTGTGGCACCCGAGGCTGTTGGCACTCCTGTGGCACCCGAGGCTGTTGGCACTCCTGTGGCACCCGAGGCTGTTGGCACTCCTGTGGCACCCGAGGCTGTTGGCACTCCTGTGGCACCCGAGGCTGTTGGCACTCCTGTGGCACCCGAGGCTGTTGACACTCCTGTGGCACCCGAGGCTGTTGGCACTCCTGTGGCACCCGAGGCCGTTGGCACTCCTGTGGCACCCGAGGCCGTTGGCACTCCTGTGGCACCCGAGGCTGTTGGCACTGCTGTGGCACCCGAGGCTGTTGGCACTCCTGTGGCACAAAAGACTCTGTTGGCAGTCCTGTGGCACCCGAGGCTTTTGGCACTGCTGTGGCACCCGAGGCCGTTGGCTCTCGTGTCATATTCTCTGCGAGAACACGTCGACTGACTCTGGGAGGGGCGAAGATTGTTGCTCCTGAGCGTGGGTAAGGTCCTAAGATGTCCTCAGGTCGAGGGTAAACGGTTGGCCGAGCGTCTCTTGCGTGGGTGTCCTCACTTCTCACACTCTGGCGTGTCTCACCTCACCCGTGACCTCACCAGCCCTCGACCATCACATGTTACCCCTTGCTTTACCCTCTTGACGCGGTAAGAACCAGTTagatcaacaccaccatcagcccCGCGCGGCTGAGAACGGCTAGAGACAACAGCTTTGGATATTTTACGCTCGCATCATCCTTTTCCcacctccccgccccccccccctctctctctctctctctctctctctctctctctctctctctctctctctctctctctctctctctctctctctctctctctctctcttctctctctctctctttctctctctctccctctctctctctctctctctctctctctctctctctctctctctttctctctctctctctttctctctctctctctctctctctctctctctctctctctctctctctctctctctctctctctctctctctctctctctctctctctctctctctctgtgccagtGTCTTCACAGTGGACTCATTACACAATAGTAAGTTACAGCCTCAAGATTTGTCGGATATCTGCCCGTCCCGGGGGCTGTGTCAGCGACGGAATACTGCTCACGCTGGCAAGTGTACTCAACTGATCAATGCTCTCTTGCTGAATATGTTTCATTCGCTTGGGCCGTCGGAGCCTCGAACCACGGACCACCGAGCTGTAGCGTGCGGCTCTGACCACAACACTTGCTATACGGGTGCGTCTCAGAGAGACACCTGCTGTCCTATTGAGATTTTAGGCCTGTGCTTTAATTCACTTAAAGACGCTTAACTTGCTTTGTTTTGCGTTAACTTCTTAGAGTTCAAGAAAATCTTGAACTAACTTTAGATGAAGTGTTGATGCTGAACGCCAGTTGGGCTGGAATGTACTGCAAGACAATGGCGATGATTTGAAACAAAAAGCCAACTAATCAGCAAGGCTCCGTTTGAAAATGCCATTGGGAACTCATAAACTTGGCGCTCAGCCAATGGGAGCGTGCGGTAGAGGACGGGGTTGCCCCGCCCACAGAGAGGTTTAGAAGTTAGGTAAGTGGCCAGACACGCAACAGACATACACCGCCGCTGTTGTGAGGCGGGGAATATTGCTTGGGTAACTTACAATTGTCAGGGTGAAGGAAGCACCCAGCAGGGAATAGACGATGGCCTTTCCTTCTCTTTCTACAGAAAAACCAAAAAATTTCTGGCCTGGAAACTCAACCCGTTCTCTCCTGATACTTGCGTTAATGATGCGCTGTAATATTAACAATTAAAAcaccattattttgacgttttctgTATATCAGCCTCAATAGGTCAGGTGTTGTTGCTTGCGTTCGTACGGAAGAGTTCTGTGATCTTATCAACatgatgtggaggaggaggaggcggcggaGGCGTGGGGCGGCAAGAGCAAGTATTATTAAATAGCTCCCAATGGAACACGCCAGATTCTCCCACCACCTAATTCAGGTCTTTTTTTTTTACGGATTAACCATTCCGCTAAGAATGCAACTTCTTATCAGAACTTAAAGCGCCTTAATATTAAATGATTTTAATCCATGGGTGTAGATAGGTTAGGCGGgtagcgtgtgtgtgtacgtctcAGTTTCCGGCTGCTTGTTTGGGGGTGGAGTGATAACTTGAGGGCTGGGGCGTGGGAGCTGGAGCCTGGCCACACTACCGGCCCGTACCACCGGGATCACCAGGCCTTGTTTCTGGTCACGGTGGTTCGTGGTGCCTCACCAACCTTATAATTCAAGGTTGTTAAACAGACAATGATTTTGGTCATTTGGGTTGTAACTTGATCAAGTGAATTGAGCAGTTTTCTCTAGGAGTAACTTTATTGTGCAGTGTTGGTAACAATTGGATCTGCAGTGATGATaacaatggtccccaggactatatgcaactgaaaactcacgccccagaagtgactcgaacccatactgccagaagcactctgctggcgtacaggatcccttaaccgttcGACcaacagagtgctcctggcagtatgggttatatatatatatatatatatatatatatatatatatatatatatatatatatatatatatatatatatatatatatatatatgtcgtacctagtagccagaacgcacttctcagcctactatgcaaggcccgatttgcctaataagccaagttttcttgaattaattgtttttcgactacctaacctacctaacctaacctaacccaactttttctgctacctaacctaacctaacctataaagataggttaggttaggttaggtagggttggttaggttcggtcatatatctacgttaattttaactccaataaaaaaaaattaacctcatacataatgaaatgggtagctttatcatttcataagaaaaaaattagagaaaatatattaattcatgaaaacttggcttattaggcaaatcgggccatgcatagtaggttgagaagtgcgttctggctactaggtacgacatatatatatatatatatatatatatatatatatatatatatatatatatatatatatatatatatatatatatatatatatatatatatatatatatatatatatatatatatatatatatatatatatatatatatatatatatatatatatatatatatatatatatatttatatatatatatatatatatatatatatatatatatatatatatatatatatatatatatatatatatatatatatatatatatatatatatatatatatatatatatatatatatatatatatatatatatatatatatatatatatatatatatatatatatatatatatatatatatatatatatatatatatatatatatatatatatatatatatatatatatatatatatatatatatatatatatatatatatatatatatatatatatatatatatatatatatatatatatatatatatatatatatatatatatatgcgtcaaGCTTGAAGAGGTCTCCGAGTTAACATGGTTCAGAAAACATTTTACCCCTGAAGGATTCAATCCCGGAGAGCCAGGGGCTTCATGCCCCTTGGCGAGTCCAgtgcttgtgtatgtgtgttaatTTTACTCACTAAACAATATATCGCAATTAAAGCTTCGTAAATGAAATTATCATATGAATTAATTTCGACGTTCCATACAGAGGTCATCTGTTATTGAACATCAAGGAGGGTATGAGTGTTCCACACACGTCAGTGCCatcttcaatccccgaccgtccaagtggttgggcaccattccttccccccgtcctatctcaaatccttatcctgaccccttccaagtggtgtatagtgttatgatctcagcctgcaggagaaacgagtctcccttcttgagagttattcagcaagcctgacctaactagaaggtctagcaagtattgaggtgataacgcatatgtaaaatagttggttggatatgtgtaacagtttgagattatgggcaa encodes the following:
- the LOC138371106 gene encoding uncharacterized protein, producing MTREPTASGATAVPKASGATGLPTESFVPQECQQPRVPQQCQQPRVPQECQRPRVPQECQRPRVPQECQQPRVPQECQQPRVPQECQQPRVPQECQQPRVPQECQQPRVPQECQQPRVPQECQQPRVPQECQQPRVPQECQQSLGCHRSANSLGCHRSANSLGCHRSANNLGCHRSANGLGCHSSANRAFCATGVPTASGATGVPTASGATGVPTASGAIAVPTEPFVPQECQQPWVPQQCQQPRVPQQCQQSLL